The following is a genomic window from Moorella sp. Hama-1.
GGGACTTCTACGGTGGAACTTGCCAAATATGGTTATGGAGGTTATGATATATGATGTGGGGATATAACAATTGGTGGGGTATGGGCCTGGGAATGCTCCTTTGGTGGGCCCTGTTGCTTGGCATCTTTGTCCTGGCGATATACGGCCTGGTAAGCCTGCTGAACCGCCACGGCAGTCAACAGCCCCTCAAGCGCCCTGACCCCCTGGAAATTGTCAAGGAAAGGTACGCAAGGGGTGAAATTACTACTGAAGAATATCAGCATATGCGGGAAGAACTGCAGAGGTAGGAGTTTCAAGACAGCGAAATGCTGGCCGAGCCTTGACCTGCCAGCCCCATAGTAAAGACGCTTATCAGCAGTAGTTCTTTTTGGTAGAAGCCTATTTTCGGGGGAGGTTGGCTATGCGACGTCAATTAGGTGGCGATGCCGGTTTAACGGCGCGGATGTTTTTGACCATGTTTCTGCTGGCGGCCCTGTATCTCTTTTTCCTGGCCGTTTTATGGCAGGCCGGCGTTAGTTACACGGGGATGATTGTTTTTGTCGCCATTATGCTGGGGGTCCAGTATTACTTCTCCGACCGGATGGTCCTCTGGTCCATGGGGGCGAAGGAGGTATCACCCCGGGAGGCGCCGGAACTCCACGCCCTGGTGGAGCGTCTGGCGGCCCTGGCGGACCTGCCCAAACCCAGGGTAGCCATTGTCCCCACCCCCATGCCCAATGCCTTTGCCACCGGTCGTAACCCGGCCAATGCCGTGGTGGCCGTGACCACTGGCATAATGGAGCGGCTCACGCCCTCAGAGCTGGAGGCCGTGCTCGGCCATGAGTTGACCCACGTTAAAAATCGGGATATGACTGTCCTGACCCTGGCCAGCTTTTTTGCCACTGTGGCCTCCTTTATCGTCCAGAACTTTTTCTTCTGGGGCGGGGGTTTCGGTGGCGGTCGTGACCGGGATGAACGGAATAATGTCATGCTGGTTTACCTGGCGTCCCTGGTGGTCTGGCTGGTGAGTTACTTCCTGATCCGCGCCCTGTCCCGTTACCGGGAGTTTGCCGCCGACCGGGGTTCGGCCATCCTCACCGGCTCGCCGGGGCAGCTGGCCTCCGCCCTGGTGAAAATCAGCGGCAGCATGGCCCGCATCCCCAACCGCGACCTGCGCCAGGCTGAGGCCTTTAACGCTTTTTTCATCATTCCGGCGTTGAACAGCAACAGCCTGATGGAACTCTTTTCTACCCACCCGTCCCTGGAGCGGCGCCTGGCCTACCTGCGGAAACTGGAGCAGGAGATGGAGGAACGGCGGTGAGTTTTCTGGATGCCCTCCTGGGGCGTACCCGGGTGCCCCCGGCCCGGACGGAGCCCCTCTTTGCCCTGAGCACGGCCATTGTCACCCTGGAGAGCGAGTTGGGCTGGCATCCCGGCGGCCGGGCGGGGGTAGTCCTGCGGCCGGCAGAAGACAGTCTTTACGCTGAAGCCCAGGAGGAGACGGGGGAACTGGTAACCCTGGCGGCCCGGGAGATGCAGGGCCAGGTAGAGATTCGTAAAGACGAATACGGCTATCAATGGCTACTTTTTGCCGACCCGGATTGGGAGGACCTGGTGGCCCTGGCCCACATGGCCGGCCAGAACCTGACGGAGCAGGGGGCCGGGGAGCGCCTCCTGGCGGCGGTCTTCAGGTTGGTTAAGGATGATCGGGTTTTATACCTGATCTTTAACTATAAACGGGGGGCTTTTTATCCCTTTATCCCCCTCGCTGACAAGGAGAAAGAGCGCGATAACGCCCAGGAGATGCGCCTGGCTGCCCTCATGGAGAAGGAGCTGCCCTGGGAAAAGGATTACAGCCGCTGGTACCCCCTGTGGGGCTGCCCGGTTTAGGGATCGCGTTTACCGAATACGGTATGACGGGACAGGAACAGCCTCCGTGTGGACCGGGGTTGCCCGGACGGCAGCCATGTCCTGGACATATAACCCGTAATAACCCGGAAAAGGAGTGTTAGGGTAAAATGGGTATCCTTTCACGCATGTCGACTATTTTTAAAGCCAAAATGAATAAGGTGCTGGACCACGCGGAAAACCCCCAGGAGACCCTGGATTATTCCTACCAGCGGCAGCTGGAGATGCTCCAGAACGTCAAGCGCAACCTGACGGATGTGGTCGCTTCGAAA
Proteins encoded in this region:
- the htpX gene encoding zinc metalloprotease HtpX, encoding MRRQLGGDAGLTARMFLTMFLLAALYLFFLAVLWQAGVSYTGMIVFVAIMLGVQYYFSDRMVLWSMGAKEVSPREAPELHALVERLAALADLPKPRVAIVPTPMPNAFATGRNPANAVVAVTTGIMERLTPSELEAVLGHELTHVKNRDMTVLTLASFFATVASFIVQNFFFWGGGFGGGRDRDERNNVMLVYLASLVVWLVSYFLIRALSRYREFAADRGSAILTGSPGQLASALVKISGSMARIPNRDLRQAEAFNAFFIIPALNSNSLMELFSTHPSLERRLAYLRKLEQEMEERR
- a CDS encoding SHOCT domain-containing protein codes for the protein MMWGYNNWWGMGLGMLLWWALLLGIFVLAIYGLVSLLNRHGSQQPLKRPDPLEIVKERYARGEITTEEYQHMREELQR
- the pspAB gene encoding PspA-associated protein PspAB, whose product is MSFLDALLGRTRVPPARTEPLFALSTAIVTLESELGWHPGGRAGVVLRPAEDSLYAEAQEETGELVTLAAREMQGQVEIRKDEYGYQWLLFADPDWEDLVALAHMAGQNLTEQGAGERLLAAVFRLVKDDRVLYLIFNYKRGAFYPFIPLADKEKERDNAQEMRLAALMEKELPWEKDYSRWYPLWGCPV